Proteins from one Pontibacter korlensis genomic window:
- a CDS encoding inorganic diphosphatase, translating into MKMENMDNNNPWHSVSYGDMAPEVVTAIIEIPKGSKAKYELDKESGMLKLDRVLFSSVNYPANYGFIPQTYCDDKDPLDILVICSIDVQPMCLIDAKVIGVMQMIDNNEEDDKIIAVAYNDMSVRHINDISELPPHTLLEMRRFFEDYKKLENKEVIVEQFLGREHAYKIIQDSIELYNTTFGEPTKKERAL; encoded by the coding sequence ATGAAAATGGAGAATATGGACAACAACAATCCATGGCATAGCGTGAGCTACGGCGATATGGCGCCAGAAGTGGTAACAGCTATCATTGAGATTCCTAAAGGATCGAAGGCAAAGTATGAGTTGGATAAGGAAAGCGGAATGCTGAAGCTAGACCGTGTACTGTTCTCGTCAGTAAATTATCCGGCTAACTACGGTTTCATCCCACAGACTTACTGCGACGACAAAGACCCTCTTGATATACTGGTAATCTGCTCTATCGATGTACAGCCAATGTGTTTGATAGATGCGAAGGTAATCGGTGTGATGCAGATGATAGATAATAACGAGGAGGATGATAAAATCATCGCTGTGGCTTATAACGACATGTCGGTGCGTCACATCAATGATATCTCTGAGCTGCCTCCACACACGCTGCTAGAGATGCGTCGTTTCTTTGAGGACTATAAGAAGCTTGAAAACAAAGAGGTGATCGTAGAGCAGTTCCTAGGTCGTGAGCATGCTTACAAAATTATTCAGGACAGCATTGAGCTTTACAACACCACTTTCGGTGAGCCAACAAAGAAAGAAAGAGCACTATAA
- the pafA gene encoding alkaline phosphatase PafA, producing the protein MRYKELLKKVTRAKVMTASVLLMSACAGTTPNAPTASAESSAQTVQADPIQQRPKLIVGIVVDQMRYDYLYRYWSKYGNDGFRKMLSQGFNFKNAQYSYVPTYTGPGHASVYTGSVPALNGIIGNNWYERDQKKVVYCVEDKTVKTVGSTSDAGLMSPANLKTTTITDELRLATNKEAKVVGVALKDRGSILPAGHLANGAYWFDSESGNWITSTYYHEQLPQWAQEFNNRKLADQYLSQPWETLLPIEQYTESTADDMPWERALSGEQKPVFPHNLPAIRGKDFELIRSVPAGNTITKDFALAALRGEGLGKDDVTDFLAVSFSTPDYVGHSFGPNSIEAEDVFLRLDQEIAELISTIENEVGKGEVLFFLSADHGAAHVPAYMQSMKVPAGVATSHVVRDSIDAYLDKLYGKGDWVERYINQQVYLNRNLIDSKKLARAEVQQRVADYVLRFDGVMRAVPAATLQSSNWGTGMMARVESGFNAKRSGDVVLLLEPGWFEGYGSDPKGTTHGSQANYDTHVPLVWYGWNVKAGESEAEAAVSDIAATIAAWLYIQEPNGSVGKPLQVYMK; encoded by the coding sequence ATGAGATACAAAGAGTTGCTGAAAAAAGTAACAAGAGCAAAAGTGATGACCGCAAGCGTTCTGCTGATGAGTGCTTGTGCCGGAACAACACCCAATGCACCTACTGCATCTGCAGAAAGCAGTGCACAAACTGTACAAGCGGACCCTATCCAGCAGCGACCTAAACTGATAGTTGGAATTGTGGTGGACCAGATGCGCTACGACTACCTGTACCGCTACTGGAGCAAGTATGGCAACGACGGCTTTAGAAAAATGCTGTCGCAGGGCTTTAACTTCAAAAACGCACAGTACAGCTATGTTCCAACATACACTGGTCCGGGGCATGCATCGGTATACACAGGCAGTGTACCAGCGCTCAATGGCATCATAGGAAACAACTGGTATGAGCGGGATCAGAAAAAGGTAGTATATTGTGTGGAGGACAAGACGGTAAAGACGGTAGGTAGCACCTCTGATGCAGGCCTGATGTCGCCGGCTAACCTCAAAACAACAACTATTACAGACGAATTGCGCCTTGCAACCAACAAGGAAGCGAAGGTAGTAGGGGTGGCACTGAAAGATAGAGGATCTATACTGCCCGCGGGCCACTTGGCCAATGGCGCTTACTGGTTCGACTCTGAAAGTGGCAACTGGATTACAAGTACTTATTACCACGAGCAACTGCCACAGTGGGCTCAGGAGTTTAACAACCGGAAGCTAGCGGATCAGTACCTAAGCCAGCCTTGGGAAACGTTACTGCCAATTGAGCAGTACACGGAGAGCACTGCCGATGATATGCCATGGGAGAGAGCTTTAAGCGGAGAGCAGAAGCCGGTTTTTCCGCACAATTTGCCTGCAATACGTGGCAAAGACTTTGAATTGATACGTTCTGTACCTGCAGGAAATACCATCACCAAAGACTTTGCTCTGGCAGCACTACGTGGTGAAGGTTTAGGAAAAGATGACGTAACTGACTTTCTTGCGGTAAGCTTTTCTACTCCAGATTACGTAGGCCATTCTTTTGGACCGAACTCTATCGAAGCTGAGGATGTTTTTTTACGTCTGGATCAGGAAATAGCAGAACTGATAAGCACAATTGAGAATGAAGTAGGCAAGGGAGAGGTACTTTTCTTCTTAAGTGCTGACCATGGTGCGGCACACGTACCAGCTTACATGCAAAGCATGAAAGTGCCTGCAGGTGTAGCTACCTCTCATGTTGTGCGCGACTCTATTGATGCCTACCTGGACAAATTGTATGGCAAAGGCGATTGGGTAGAGCGCTATATAAACCAGCAGGTGTACCTGAACCGTAATTTGATAGACAGTAAAAAGCTTGCCAGAGCGGAAGTACAGCAGCGAGTAGCTGATTATGTATTGCGCTTTGACGGAGTGATGCGTGCTGTACCAGCTGCCACATTGCAAAGCAGCAATTGGGGCACAGGCATGATGGCTCGTGTAGAAAGCGGCTTTAATGCCAAACGCTCTGGTGATGTTGTGCTGCTGCTGGAGCCAGGGTGGTTTGAAGGATACGGCAGCGATCCGAAAGGTACTACGCATGGATCACAGGCTAACTACGATACACACGTGCCATTAGTATGGTACGGCTGGAACGTAAAAGCCGGAGAAAGTGAGGCCGAGGCAGCCGTATCAGATATTGCCGCCACTATCGCCGCTTGGCTGTATATACAGGAGCCAAACGGAAGTGTAGGCAAGCCATTACAAGTATATATGAAATAA
- the atpG gene encoding ATP synthase F1 subunit gamma gives MASLKEVRSRITSVSSTQQITKAMKMVSAAKLRRAQDNILRMRPYAQRLSGILTNLSSMAEGAVENPYTEKRDVNRVLIIAVTSDRGLAGAFNSNIVKGVNALIADKYRSQYEAGNLTILTIGRKGFDAFRKRGYNVIGDYSNTFANLSFDTVRVAAERAMAGFVAGEFDQVEIVYNEFKNVATQILRQEQFLPIVEKPAEEVDAAALLIDYTFEPSKEQIIEELIPKSLKIQVYKAVLESNASEHGARMTAMDKATENAGELLKQLKLTYNRTRQAAITKEILEIVGGAEALAAE, from the coding sequence ATGGCAAGTTTAAAAGAGGTTAGAAGCCGCATTACATCTGTATCGTCTACGCAGCAGATTACAAAAGCCATGAAAATGGTGTCGGCTGCTAAGCTAAGACGTGCTCAGGACAACATCTTACGTATGCGCCCATATGCGCAGCGCTTGAGCGGTATCCTGACAAATCTTTCGTCAATGGCTGAGGGTGCTGTAGAGAATCCGTACACAGAGAAGCGTGACGTGAACAGGGTGCTGATTATTGCGGTAACCTCTGACCGTGGTTTGGCTGGTGCTTTTAACTCCAACATTGTGAAAGGTGTGAACGCGCTGATTGCTGATAAATACAGAAGCCAGTACGAAGCAGGTAACCTGACCATCCTGACTATCGGCCGCAAAGGCTTTGATGCCTTCCGCAAGAGAGGCTACAATGTTATCGGTGACTACAGCAATACCTTCGCAAACCTTTCTTTCGACACAGTACGTGTAGCAGCTGAGCGTGCTATGGCTGGTTTCGTAGCAGGAGAGTTCGACCAGGTAGAAATAGTTTACAACGAGTTCAAAAACGTAGCAACGCAGATCTTGCGCCAGGAGCAGTTCCTCCCAATCGTGGAGAAACCAGCTGAGGAGGTAGACGCTGCAGCTTTGTTGATTGACTATACATTTGAGCCATCAAAAGAGCAGATCATTGAGGAGCTAATACCAAAATCGCTGAAGATACAAGTATACAAAGCGGTACTGGAATCTAATGCATCTGAGCATGGTGCCCGTATGACGGCCATGGATAAAGCGACTGAAAACGCAGGTGAGCTACTGAAGCAGTTAAAGCTAACTTACAACAGAACGCGTCAGGCAGCCATCACCAAAGAGATCCTGGAGATCGTGGGTGGTGCCGAGGCCTTGGCTGCAGAATAA
- the atpA gene encoding F0F1 ATP synthase subunit alpha yields MAEVRPDEVSAILREQLSNFRTEAELEEVGTVLQVGDGVARIYGLSKAQSGELLEFENGLQALVLNLEEDNVGAVLLGDYSEIKEGATVRRTNRIASIKVGDGIVGRVVNTLGQPIDGKGPIAGEMYEMPLERKAPGVIFRQPVNEPMQTGIKAIDSMIPIGRGQRELIIGDRQTGKTAVAIDTILNQREFYDRGEPVFCIYVAVGQKASTVAQVVKALQEGGAMDYTVVVAASAADPAPMQFFAPFTGAAIGEFFRDTGRPALVVYDDLSKQAVAYREVSLLLRRPPGREAYPGDVFYLHSRLLERAAKINASDEIAQNMNDLPESIRHLVKGGGSLTALPIIETQAGDVSAYIPTNVISITDGQIFLETNLFNAGIRPAINVGISVSRVGGSAQIKSMKKVAGTLKLDQAQFRELEAFAKFGSDLDAATKLTIERGRRNLEILKQAQFSPVPVEEQVATIYAATNGLLDSVPVNEVRNFEKDFLRTLRAQHANALNALRVGKLDDETTAVIKQVAKETASKYNK; encoded by the coding sequence ATGGCAGAAGTAAGACCTGACGAAGTATCAGCCATATTAAGAGAACAGCTATCTAACTTCCGTACCGAAGCGGAACTGGAAGAAGTAGGTACTGTACTGCAAGTGGGTGACGGTGTCGCTCGTATCTATGGCCTTTCCAAGGCTCAGTCTGGTGAGCTTTTAGAGTTTGAGAATGGTCTGCAGGCACTCGTTCTGAACCTGGAAGAGGACAATGTAGGTGCCGTATTGCTTGGCGACTACAGCGAGATCAAAGAAGGCGCCACCGTAAGAAGAACAAACCGTATTGCCTCTATTAAAGTAGGTGACGGTATAGTTGGCCGTGTTGTAAACACACTAGGTCAGCCAATAGATGGCAAAGGCCCTATCGCTGGCGAAATGTACGAAATGCCACTGGAGCGTAAAGCACCGGGTGTTATTTTCCGTCAGCCAGTAAACGAGCCAATGCAAACTGGTATCAAGGCGATCGACTCAATGATTCCGATCGGCCGTGGCCAGCGTGAATTGATTATCGGTGACCGCCAGACTGGTAAGACTGCGGTTGCTATCGATACTATCCTGAACCAGCGTGAATTCTACGACAGAGGCGAGCCTGTTTTCTGTATCTACGTAGCTGTTGGTCAAAAAGCATCTACAGTAGCTCAGGTGGTTAAAGCCCTGCAAGAAGGTGGTGCCATGGATTATACTGTAGTAGTAGCTGCTTCTGCCGCTGATCCTGCTCCAATGCAGTTCTTCGCGCCATTTACAGGTGCTGCTATCGGTGAGTTCTTCCGTGATACTGGCCGTCCTGCACTGGTAGTTTATGACGACCTTTCTAAGCAAGCTGTTGCTTACCGTGAAGTATCTCTGTTGCTTCGTCGCCCACCAGGACGTGAGGCTTACCCAGGTGACGTATTCTATCTGCACTCTCGCCTTCTGGAGCGTGCTGCTAAAATCAATGCATCGGACGAGATCGCTCAAAACATGAATGACCTACCAGAGTCTATCAGACATTTGGTAAAAGGTGGTGGCTCATTAACAGCCCTTCCAATTATCGAGACACAGGCTGGTGACGTTTCTGCTTATATTCCGACTAACGTGATTTCGATTACGGATGGTCAGATCTTCTTAGAGACTAACCTCTTCAACGCAGGTATCCGTCCGGCTATTAACGTTGGTATTTCGGTATCACGCGTAGGTGGTTCTGCTCAGATCAAGTCGATGAAGAAAGTAGCAGGTACACTGAAGCTGGATCAGGCTCAGTTCCGCGAACTTGAGGCTTTTGCTAAATTCGGTTCTGACCTGGATGCTGCTACGAAGCTGACAATCGAGCGTGGTCGTCGTAACCTAGAAATCCTGAAGCAGGCACAGTTCTCTCCGGTACCGGTAGAAGAGCAGGTAGCTACCATCTATGCAGCCACTAACGGTCTGCTGGATAGTGTTCCGGTTAATGAGGTAAGAAACTTTGAGAAAGACTTCCTGCGCACATTACGCGCTCAGCACGCTAACGCTCTTAATGCATTGAGAGTTGGTAAGCTGGATGACGAAACTACTGCTGTTATCAAGCAGGTAGCAAAGGAAACTGCTTCGAAGTATAACAAATAG
- the atpH gene encoding ATP synthase F1 subunit delta codes for MSDIRVASRYAKSLIELAEEKNLVDQVNADMQLFIQVVSQNRDFKLLLQNPIVKSDKKLAIINGVFKGKVQELTLAFFNLIARKNREAVLETVATSFQEQYRTLQGIQTAEVVSAAPLTPALRDELGKKLVAQTGKRIELIERVDPSLIGGFVLRVGDKQIDSSVRNSLRKLRNQFKDNPYINKL; via the coding sequence ATGTCAGATATTAGAGTTGCTTCCAGATACGCGAAGTCGCTGATTGAACTGGCTGAGGAGAAAAACTTGGTGGACCAGGTAAATGCAGATATGCAACTGTTCATACAGGTAGTTTCTCAGAACCGTGATTTTAAGCTTCTGCTGCAGAACCCGATTGTAAAGTCAGATAAGAAGCTGGCTATTATCAACGGTGTATTTAAAGGTAAAGTACAGGAGCTGACGCTGGCTTTCTTTAACCTGATTGCCCGCAAAAACCGTGAGGCTGTACTTGAGACGGTAGCTACTTCATTCCAGGAACAGTATCGTACGCTTCAGGGAATACAAACTGCTGAAGTAGTTTCTGCAGCGCCGCTTACACCGGCCCTGCGTGATGAGCTAGGCAAGAAGCTGGTTGCTCAAACGGGAAAGCGCATAGAGCTTATAGAGCGTGTAGACCCGTCGCTAATCGGAGGATTTGTGCTGCGTGTAGGAGATAAACAAATCGACAGCTCTGTGAGGAATAGCCTTCGCAAGCTGAGAAATCAATTTAAAGACAACCCATACATTAATAAACTATAA
- a CDS encoding F0F1 ATP synthase subunit B: MELVTPGIGLLFWQTVTFLIVLFLLGKFAWKPIMNALHEREASIENALSAAEKAKLEIQALKADNEKLLAEARLERDRILKEATEAANSIVEASKQKANEEGARMIAQARESIENEKRAAITEVKNMAASLSLEIAEQILRRELSDKTAQQALAQDYIREVTLN; encoded by the coding sequence ATGGAATTAGTAACCCCTGGTATAGGTCTACTTTTCTGGCAGACGGTAACGTTCCTGATCGTTCTGTTTTTGCTTGGTAAGTTTGCATGGAAGCCAATCATGAACGCGCTTCATGAGCGTGAGGCCTCTATCGAGAATGCTCTTAGTGCCGCTGAAAAAGCGAAGCTGGAGATACAGGCGCTGAAAGCTGACAACGAAAAACTGTTGGCCGAGGCTCGTTTGGAGCGTGACAGAATTCTGAAAGAAGCTACAGAGGCTGCTAATAGCATTGTAGAGGCTTCTAAGCAGAAAGCGAATGAGGAAGGTGCCCGCATGATTGCCCAGGCGCGTGAGTCAATCGAAAACGAGAAGCGTGCTGCTATCACTGAAGTGAAAAACATGGCTGCTTCTCTGTCGCTAGAGATTGCTGAGCAAATTCTGAGAAGAGAGCTTAGCGATAAAACTGCTCAGCAGGCGCTGGCTCAGGACTATATCCGTGAAGTAACGCTTAACTAA
- the atpE gene encoding ATP synthase F0 subunit C — translation MLLAILLQAVSEGAGLGIMGAGIGAGLVALGAGLGIGRIGGSAMESIARQPEAGGKIQTAMIISSALIEGVTLFGVVVCLLIAIA, via the coding sequence ATGTTGTTAGCAATTCTGCTTCAAGCTGTTTCTGAAGGCGCTGGTCTTGGTATCATGGGTGCCGGTATCGGTGCAGGTCTAGTTGCCCTTGGCGCTGGTCTTGGTATCGGTCGTATCGGTGGTTCAGCTATGGAATCTATTGCTCGTCAGCCTGAGGCTGGTGGCAAAATCCAAACTGCCATGATCATCTCTTCTGCACTTATCGAGGGTGTAACCCTGTTCGGTGTAGTAGTGTGTCTTCTGATCGCTATTGCTTAA
- the atpB gene encoding F0F1 ATP synthase subunit A: protein MKRLFVLLFSFLTLTAFADAPVEGGEFQPGDMITHHIADDYTWHFADGAVVYLPVILVDNGEFKVFSSHNFYDENHETVPYNGYALEHGHIMRVDEAGKPLADQAGLLDFSITKNVASMFVSVALLLIIFFVIAGRYKNNPKAAPRGIQSFFEPIIIFIRDEIAKANIGPKYERYMPYLLTVFFFIWFNNLLGLMPGGANLTGNIAVTLVLALITLLITVFSGNKSYWKHIFATPGVPTWLAPIMIPVELIGILTKPFSLMVRLFANITAGHIIILSLFSLIFIFQSIAVGPLSVAFATFMNFLELFVALLQAYIFTLLSAMYFGGAVEEHEHADEHH, encoded by the coding sequence ATGAAGAGGTTATTCGTTCTATTGTTTTCCTTCCTTACGCTGACTGCTTTTGCTGATGCGCCTGTGGAAGGCGGTGAGTTTCAGCCAGGAGATATGATCACACATCACATTGCTGATGATTATACCTGGCATTTTGCGGATGGGGCTGTTGTTTACCTGCCCGTTATACTGGTAGACAATGGTGAGTTTAAGGTGTTCTCTTCTCACAATTTCTACGACGAAAACCACGAGACTGTGCCTTATAATGGCTATGCGCTGGAGCATGGCCATATTATGCGAGTAGATGAGGCAGGTAAGCCGCTGGCTGATCAGGCAGGCCTACTTGATTTTTCTATCACTAAAAACGTGGCTTCTATGTTTGTTAGTGTGGCGTTGCTGCTGATAATTTTCTTTGTTATCGCAGGTCGGTACAAAAACAATCCAAAAGCTGCTCCTCGCGGTATTCAGTCTTTCTTTGAGCCAATCATCATCTTTATTCGCGACGAGATTGCTAAGGCGAATATTGGGCCGAAGTACGAGCGTTATATGCCGTACCTGCTTACAGTGTTCTTCTTTATCTGGTTTAACAACCTGCTGGGCTTGATGCCAGGCGGCGCTAACCTGACAGGGAACATTGCTGTGACGCTGGTGCTTGCCCTGATCACATTGTTGATAACAGTGTTCAGTGGTAACAAGAGCTACTGGAAGCACATATTTGCGACTCCGGGTGTGCCAACATGGCTTGCTCCGATCATGATCCCTGTGGAATTAATCGGTATCCTGACAAAGCCGTTTTCCCTGATGGTTCGACTTTTTGCCAACATCACAGCAGGTCACATCATCATCCTGTCGCTGTTTAGCTTGATCTTTATTTTCCAAAGTATAGCGGTTGGTCCGCTTAGTGTGGCGTTTGCTACTTTCATGAACTTCCTGGAGTTGTTCGTGGCCCTGTTGCAGGCTTATATCTTTACCCTGCTGTCTGCCATGTATTTTGGCGGCGCAGTTGAGGAGCATGAGCATGCGGATGAACACCATTAA
- a CDS encoding AtpZ/AtpI family protein, whose protein sequence is MENTPEKEQKPEQRRQESIKPYVKYSGMAFQMIGALVVAAFAGRKLDAYMGNEKPWFTIALLLVAVIATMVLTIISINKK, encoded by the coding sequence ATGGAAAATACCCCAGAAAAAGAACAAAAGCCCGAGCAGCGCAGGCAGGAGAGCATCAAACCCTATGTAAAGTATTCGGGAATGGCATTCCAGATGATCGGGGCACTAGTGGTGGCTGCCTTTGCAGGCCGGAAGCTGGATGCTTATATGGGTAACGAAAAGCCCTGGTTTACGATCGCCTTGCTACTGGTTGCTGTCATCGCCACCATGGTTCTAACAATCATATCTATAAATAAGAAGTAA